A genomic window from Prunus persica cultivar Lovell chromosome G2, Prunus_persica_NCBIv2, whole genome shotgun sequence includes:
- the LOC18784846 gene encoding UDP-glucuronate 4-epimerase 4, protein MDKPIHTHRFRYRCSITKLIFCWFTILLALFFFFLLKTPSSNANRRVLPSLSTWENVVVQSAKPRDNSTGHSVLVTGAAGFVGTHVSLALKERGDGVVGIDNFNKYYDPSLKRRRSDLLLRNGVFVLEADINDSEKLAKLFRLVKFTHVVHLAAQAGVRYALKNPASYVHSNIAGLVNVFEVCKSANPQPSIVWASSSSVYGLNSKVPFSEEDRADQPASLYAATKKAGEEIAHAYHHIYGLSITGLRFFTVYGPWGRPDMVYFSFTKNMLSGKPIVVFEGPDHGSVARDFTYIDDVVKGCLAALDTAEKSTGSGGRVEGPAQLRVFNLGNTSPVPVSEVVSIMERLLRVKAKKVVVPMPRNGDVLFTHANISLARRELGYMPTTDLKTGLRKFLNWYLDYYSESKRESV, encoded by the coding sequence ATGGACAAACCCATACACACTCATCGGTTTCGCTACCGCTGCTCCATAACCAAGCTCATCTTCTGCTGGTTCACCATCCTGCTCGccttattctttttcttcctcctcaaAACCCCATCTTCCAATGCCAACCGCCGAGTCCTCCCAAGCCTATCCACATGGGAAAACGTCGTCGTCCAATCCGCCAAGCCACGTGATAATTCCACCGGCCACTCGGTTCTCGTCACCGGCGCCGCCGGTTTCGTCGGAACCCACGTCTCGCTCGCGCTCAAAGAACGCGGAGACGGCGTCGTCGGAATAGACAACTTCAACAAGTACTACGACCCGTCGCTGAAACGCCGTCGTTCGGATCTGCTACTGCGCAATGGGGTCTTCGTACTGGAAGCAGACATCAACGACTCTGAGAAACTCGCCAAGCTTTTCCGGCTGGTGAAGTTTACCCATGTCGTCCACTTGGCTGCTCAGGCCGGCGTTCGCTACGCTCTGAAAAACCCAGCTTCTTATGTCCACAGCAACATCGCTGGGCTCGTCAATGTCTTCGAGGTCTGTAAATCAGCGAACCCACAACCTTCGATTGTTTGGGCTTCGTCTAGCTCTGTGTATGGTCTCAATTCTAAGGTACCCTTTTCGGAAGAAGACCGTGCGGACCAACCAGCAAGCTTGTACGCTGCAACGAAGAAAGCTGGGGAAGAAATAGCACACGCTTATCACCATATCTATGGGCTGTCCATTACTGGGTTGAGGTTTTTCACTGTGTATGGGCCTTGGGGCAGGCCTGATATGGTGTACTTTTCCTTTACTAAGAACATGTTGAGCGGGAAGCCTATTGTGGTTTTTGAAGGCCCAGATCATGGCTCTGTTGCCAGGGACTTTACGTACATTGATGATGTTGTGAAGGGTTGCTTGGCTGCGTTGGACACGGCTGAGAAGAGCACCGGGAGTGGCGGCAGGGTTGAGGGGCCGGCGCAGTTGAGGGTTTTTAATCTCGGGAACACTTCACCGGTGCCAGTGAGTGAGGTGGTGAGTATTATGGAGAGGTTGCTGAGGGTGAAGGCTAAGAAGGTTGTGGTGCCAATGCCGAGGAATGGGGATGTTTTGTTTACTCATGCTAACATAAGCTTGGCGCGGAGGGAGCTTGGTTATATGCCCACAACAGATTTGAAGACAGGGCTGAGGAAGTTTTTAAATTGGTATCTTGATTATTATTCGGAATCAAAGAGGGAGAGTGTTTGA
- the LOC18785063 gene encoding protein EXORDIUM-like 3, which translates to MRQGCTGRFSQPPAPVLFLLIALTVLLSTAPVIGWRPWPHLKSNATDLQLGDNKKFEGSSEFVHLKYHMGPVLTANITVHTIWYGTWQPAQKKIIREFINSISAAGSKRPSVAGWWKTVQLYTDQTGANISRTVRLGSEKNDRFYSHGKTLTRLSIQSVIKSAVTARTRPLPISPQNGLYLLLTSDDVYVQDFCRQVCGFHYFTFPSIVGYTLPYAWIGNSAKLCPGVCAYPFAVPDFMPGLKPLKSPNGDVGVEGMISVIAHEIAELASNPLVNAWYAGQDPSFPVEIADLCEGIYGTGGGGSYTGQLLDDHDGATYNMNGIRRKFLVQWVWSHILNYCTGPNALDQ; encoded by the coding sequence ATGCGCCAGGGCTGTACCGGTCGGTTTTCTCAGCCACCGGCTCCGGTGCTCTTCCTCCTCATCGCACTTACCGTGCTCCTCTCCACCGCGCCAGTGATTGGATGGCGTCCCTGGCCCCACCTTAAATCCAACGCCACCGATCTCCAACTCGGAGACAACAAAAAATTCGAGGGCTCATCTGAGTTCGTCCATTTGAAATACCATATGGGCCCGGTCCTAACCGCCAATATAACCGTCCACACAATCTGGTACGGCACGTGGCAGCCGGCCCAGAAGAAGATCATCCGCGAGTTCATCAACTCAATCTCCGCCGCCGGTTCCAAACGCCCCTCCGTCGCCGGATGGTGGAAGACTGTACAGCTGTACACGGACCAGACCGGCGCGAACATTTCCCGTACGGTGCGCCTCGGCTCAGAGAAAAACGACCGCTTTTACTCCCACGGCAAAACCCTAACCCGGTTATCCATACAGTCTGTGATCAAAAGCGCCGTCACAGCCAGAACGCGGCCGTTGCCTATCAGCCCCCAGAATGGGCTCTACCTCCTACTCACATCTGATGACGTGTACGTTCAGGATTTCTGCAGACAGGTGTGTGGGTTCCATTACTTCACTTTCCCGTCCATCGTCGGATACACGTTGCCGTACGCTTGGATTGGCAACTCAGCCAAACTGTGCCCAGGTGTGTGCGCATACCCATTCGCCGTACCCGATTTTATGCCCGGGTTGAAACCGTTAAAGTCACCGAACGGTGACGTAGGAGTGGAGGGGATGATAAGCGTTATCGCACACGAGATTGCTGAGCTGGCAAGCAACCCTTTAGTAAACGCCTGGTATGCGGGTCAGGACCCGAGTTTCCCTGTTGAGATTGCCGATCTATGCGAGGGCATCTACGGTACCGGAGGCGGCGGGTCGTACACGGGTCAGCTGTTGGACGACCACGATGGTGCCACGTACAATATGAATGGGATCCGACGGAAGTTCTTGGTTCAGTGGGTTTGGAGCCACATTTTAAATTACTGTACCGGACCGAATGCACTTGACCAGTAA
- the LOC18784913 gene encoding 40S ribosomal protein S13-2, with amino-acid sequence MGRMHSHGKGMSASALPYKRSSPSWLKVTAPDVEENICKFAKKGMTPSQIGVILRDSHGIAQVKSVTGSKILRILKAHGLAPEIPEDLYHLIKKAVSIRKHLERNRKDKDSKFRLILVESRIHRLSRYYKKTKKLPPVWKYESTTASTLVA; translated from the exons ATGGGTCGTATGCACAGTCATGG AAAGGGCATGTCAGCCTCAGCTCTGCCATACAAGAGAAGTTCGCCTAGCTGGTTGAAGGTCACTGCTCCAGAT GTTGAAGAGAACATCTGCAAGTTTGCAAAGAAGGGTATGACTCCATCTCAGATCGGTGTGATTCTTCGTGACTCGCATGGCATTGCTCAGGTTAAGAGCGTGACTGGAAGCAAGATCTTGCGTATTCTTAAAGCTCATG GTCTTGCTCCCGAAATTCCTGAGGATCTGTACCATCTTATCAAGAAGGCAGTGTCAATTAGGAAGCATTTGGAGAGGAATAGGAAGGATAAGGATTCAAAGTTTCGGTTGATTTTGGTTGAGAGCAGGATCCACAGGCTCTCTCGTTactacaagaaaacaaagaagctTCCTCCTGTCTGGAAATA CGAGTCAACCACTGCCAGCACTCTGGTTGCTTAG
- the LOC18785497 gene encoding protein LOW PSII ACCUMULATION 2, chloroplastic isoform X2: MGLQIHSPSSFTSKPYHHLPHTPLLHFSVRTQFTVKLQTPSEPSKPKAETTQASPKKPTSAGLGFGSSPSSPTTQNVTSVPNKKKRVIRRSPVEKPLLYSEEDEAKAKEMGTNESAFVLAWLGLGGVILAQGLLLAASGFLPEEWDKFFVKYLYPSFTPTVGLFVAGSVAYGVLKYLQNEELKGKK; the protein is encoded by the exons ATGGGGCTACAAATCCACAGTCCCTCATCCTTCACCAGCAAACCCtatcatcatcttcctcaCACTCCTCTGCTCCACTTTTCAGTCAGAACCCAATTCACAGTCAAGTTACAGACACCATCAGAGCCGTCCAAGCCCAAAGCTGAGACCACCCAGGCCTCACCCAAGAAACCCACCTCAGCTGGGCTCGGCTTTGGCTCATCTCCTTCTTCTCCAACCACGCAGAATGTGACTTCTGTCCCtaataagaagaaaagggtAATTCGGAGGTCACCAGTGGAAAAGCCGCTTCTTTATtctgaagaagatgaggctAAGGCCAAAGAGATGGGCACAAATGAGAGCGCTTTTGTTCTTGCTTGGTTGGGGCTTGGCGGTGTCATTCTAGCTCAAGGACTTCTTCTCGCTGCATCGG gCTTCCTGCCAGAAGAATGGGACAAGTTCTTTGTGAAGTATTTATATCCATCTTTTACACCAACAGTCGGCTTGTTTGTTGCTGGAAGTGTTGCGTACGGAGTTTTGAAGTATCTGCAGAACGAGGAACTTAAAGGTAAGAAATGA
- the LOC18787722 gene encoding 40S ribosomal protein S20-2: MAYAAMKQNKPGLEEPQEQIHKIRITLSSKNVKNLEKVCTDLVRGAKDKRLRVKGPVRMPTKVLHITTRKAPCGEGTNTWDRFELRVHKRVIDLFSSPDVVKQITSITIEPGVEVEVTIADS; this comes from the exons ATGGCTTACGCAGcgatgaaacaaaacaagccAGGGCTGGAGGAGCCTCAGGAGCAGATCCATAAGATCAGGATCACTCTCTCTTCCAAGAACGTGAAGAACCTCGAGAAAG TGTGCACTGATCTTGTTCGTGGTGCAAAGGACAAGAGGCTCAGGGTTAAGGGACCCGTGAGAATGCCAACCAAGGTTCTGCACATTACCACCAGGAAGGCTCCTTGTGGTGAAG GTACCAACACATGGGACAGATTTGAGTTGCGCGTCCACAAGAGGGTTATTGACCTCTTTAGCTCTCCTGATGTGGTCAAGCAAATTACATCCATTACAATTGAACCTGGTGTGGAAGTGGAGGTTACAATTGCCGACTCTTAA
- the LOC18785497 gene encoding protein LOW PSII ACCUMULATION 2, chloroplastic isoform X1: protein MGLQIHSPSSFTSKPYHHLPHTPLLHFSVRTQFTVKLQTPSEPSKPKAETTQASPKKPTSAGLGFGSSPSSPTTQNVTSVPNKKKRVIRRSPVEKPLLYSEEDEAKAKEMGTNESAFVLAWLGLGGVILAQGLLLAASDDKLIFISGFLPEEWDKFFVKYLYPSFTPTVGLFVAGSVAYGVLKYLQNEELKGKK from the exons ATGGGGCTACAAATCCACAGTCCCTCATCCTTCACCAGCAAACCCtatcatcatcttcctcaCACTCCTCTGCTCCACTTTTCAGTCAGAACCCAATTCACAGTCAAGTTACAGACACCATCAGAGCCGTCCAAGCCCAAAGCTGAGACCACCCAGGCCTCACCCAAGAAACCCACCTCAGCTGGGCTCGGCTTTGGCTCATCTCCTTCTTCTCCAACCACGCAGAATGTGACTTCTGTCCCtaataagaagaaaagggtAATTCGGAGGTCACCAGTGGAAAAGCCGCTTCTTTATtctgaagaagatgaggctAAGGCCAAAGAGATGGGCACAAATGAGAGCGCTTTTGTTCTTGCTTGGTTGGGGCTTGGCGGTGTCATTCTAGCTCAAGGACTTCTTCTCGCTGCATCGG ATGATAagttaattttcatttcaggCTTCCTGCCAGAAGAATGGGACAAGTTCTTTGTGAAGTATTTATATCCATCTTTTACACCAACAGTCGGCTTGTTTGTTGCTGGAAGTGTTGCGTACGGAGTTTTGAAGTATCTGCAGAACGAGGAACTTAAAGGTAAGAAATGA
- the LOC18785181 gene encoding 40S ribosomal protein S20-2: MAYAAMKPSKAGLEEQEQIHKIRITLSSKNVKNLEKVCTDLVRGAKDKRLRVKGPVRMPTKVLHITTRKSPCGEGTNTWDRFELRVHKRVIDLFSSPDVVKQITSITIEPGVEVEVTIADS, translated from the exons ATGGCTTATGCAGcgatgaaaccaagcaaggcAGGTCTGGAGGAGCAGGAGCAGATCCACAAGATCAGGATCACTCTCTCCTCCAAGAACGTCAAGAACCTCGAGAAAG TTTGCACTGATCTGGTTCGTGGTGCGAAGGACAAGAGGCTCCGGGTTAAGGGACCCGTGAGAATGCCAACCAAGGTTCTGCACATTACCACCAGGAAGTCTCCTTGTGGTGAAG GTACCAACACATGGGACAGATTTGAGTTACGTGTCCACAAGAGGGTGATTGACCTCTTCAGTTCTCCTGATGTCGTCAAGCAAATTACTTCCATTACAATTGAACCTGGTGTGGAAGTGGAGGTTACAATCGCAGACTCTTAA
- the LOC18785183 gene encoding chloride conductance regulatory protein ICln, translated as MVAGLREFTARVERNGVDEPVLDAENGEELMHVQPCVSIVLGNRPPESPGTLYISTKKVVWLSDVDRAKGYAVDFLSISLHAVSRDPEAYTSPCIYTQIETEDDEHESDGSDSECNGVLDLSKITEMRLVPSDPNQLDSLFEVFCECAELNPEPIEEEEEEHNWIFSADQLEDDATGEDSEWHVSENPSIGQSNGDHDLARTVLELQINDQRFEDAEEMEHENDGGRH; from the exons ATGGTGGCAGGGCTTAGAGAGTTCACTGCAAGAGTTGAAAGAAATGGTGTTGACGAACCAGTTCTGGATGCAGAGAATGGTGAGGAGCTGATGCACGTTCAGCCTTGTGTTTCTATCGTCCTTGGTAATCGCCCTCCTGAGTCCCCTGGCACTCTCTACATCTCCACCAA GAAAGTGGTCTGGTTGAGTGATGTTGACAGGGCGAAAGGTTATGCTGTGGACTTCTTGTCTATATCACTGCATGCTGTATCCAGGGACCCAGAGGCCTACACCTCTCCTTGTATATACACTCAG attGAAACTGAGGATGACGAGCATGAGTCCGATGGCTCAGATTCAGAATGCAATGGTGTCTTAGATTTGTCCAAGATCACAGAAATGAGGCTTGTTCCTTCAGATCCTAACCAAt TGGATTCTCTGTTTGAGGTATTTTGCGAGTGTGCTGAGCTTAATCCTGAACCGATTGAAG aagaggaagaagagcaTAATTGGATTTTTAGTGCTGATCAGTTGGAAGATGACGCAACAG GGGAAGATTCTGAGTGGCATGTTTCTGAAAATCCTTCAATTGGTCAATCTAATGGGGATCATGACCTAGCTCGTACCGTGCTTGAG CTTCAAATCAATGATCAACGCTTTGAGGATGCTGAAGAAATGGAGCATGAAAATGATGGTGGCCGCCATTGA